Proteins encoded within one genomic window of Oryza brachyantha chromosome 7, ObraRS2, whole genome shotgun sequence:
- the LOC102714753 gene encoding chlorophyll a-b binding protein 7, chloroplastic, giving the protein MALVSASSSSTAVAALPGAARASSFLAGAGRSGGGRLLLRQAEPSSARSASFAVRAAAPDRPIWFPGSTPPPWLDGSLPGDFGFDPLGLGSDPESLRWNVQAELVHCRWAMLGAAGIFIPEFLTKIGILNTPSWYTAGEQQYFTDTTTLFIIELILIGWAEGRRWADIIKPGCVNTDPIFPNNKLTGTDVGYPGGLWFDPLGWGTGSPEKIKELRTKEIKNGRLAMLAVMGAWFQAEYTGTGPIDNLFAHLADPGHATIFQAFTPK; this is encoded by the exons ATGGCgctcgtctccgcctcctcctcctccaccgccgtgGCGGCcctccccggcgccgcccgggCCTCCTCgttcctcgccggcgcgggcaggagcggcggtggcaggCTGCTGCTGAGGCAGGCCGAGCCGTCGTCCGCGCGGTCGGCGTCGTTCGCCGtgcgcgccgcggcgcccgACAGGCCCATCTGGTTCCCCGGCAGcaccccgccgccgtggctCGACGGCAG CCTCCCCGGCGACTTCGGCTTCGATCCCTTGGGTCTTG gATCGGACCCGGAGAGCTTGCGGTGGAACGTGCAGGCAGAGCTGGTGCACTGCCGGTGGGCGATGCTGGGCGCGGCGGGCATCTTCATCCCGGAGTTCCTTACCAAGATCGGCATCCTCAACACGCCGTCGTGGTAcaccgccggcgagcagcagTACTTCACCGACACCACCACCCTCTTCATCATCGAGCTTATCCTCATCGGCTGGGCCGAGGGCCGCCGGTGGGCTGACATCATCAAGCCCGGCTGCGTCAACACCGATCCCATCTTCCCCAACAACAAGCTCACCGGCACCGACGTCGG GTACCCTGGTGGCCTGTGGTTCGACCCGCTTGGCTGGGGTACCGGCTCGCCGGAGAAGATCAAGGAGCTCCGCACCAAGGAGATCAAGAACGGCCGCCTCGCCATGCTCGCCGTCATGGGAGCTTGGTTCCAGGCCGAGTACACCGGCACCGGCCCCATCGACAACCTCTTCGCCCACCTCGCCGATCCTGGCCACGCCACCATCTTCCAG GCCTTCACCCCAAAATGA
- the LOC102714477 gene encoding glutamic acid-rich protein-like produces MATECDVSKSRRFDLGMSRRTRRSTSLIACYQDQHVPPLAQQLRQDAKLKTLFQCQDTELQPPCLYEAQELNILEAPLQSQGDEQETPGRYHDEQEVKLRHYLDEEEEKELHHYLDEEPEKKLPDCLDEELEKKTFQDQDRERKTPKQYLDEDQKTWQEYQDEEEKVPNKHKDEENAPGKYQHEEQKTAEQREEEDDDEEHKSLEAQQQCEDTEQKAPGQCKTAKTKLITPPPPCADDVPRFSLQDLIQEKQLLVGEAKATGKLGNGEKAIADRKLPAPPPAAGGATLAMVIKRPDGGKRSMGVIRRCVKALNQMVKAKHGSKKNKPF; encoded by the coding sequence ATGGCCACCGAGTGTGATGTGAGCAAATCTCGCCGCTTCGATCTTGGCATGTCTAGGCGAACACGAAGATCAACAAGTCTCATCGCTTGCTATCAGGATCAGCATGTGCCGCCCCTGGCACAGCAGCTGCGTCAAGATGCCAAGCTGAAGACATTGTTCCAGTGCCAAGATACAGAGCTTCAGCCACCATGTCTATATGAAGCTCAGGAGCTGAACATCCTAGAGGCGCCACTGCAAAGCCAAGGTGATGAACAGGAGACACCGGGTCGATACCATGATGAGCAGGAGGTGAAACTTCGCCATTATCTAGatgaagaggaggagaaggaactTCACCATTATCTTGACGAAGAACCGGAGAAGAAACTTCCTGATTGTCTAGATGAAGAGCTGGAGAAGAAAACATTCCAGGATCAAGACAGAGAGAGGAAAACACCAAAGCAATATCTTGATGAGGATCAGAAGACATGGCAGGAATACCAAGATGAGGAGGAGAAGGTGCCAAATAAACACAAAGACGAGGAGAATGCTCCAGGGAAATACCAACATGAGGAGCAGAAAACAGCTGAACAGcgcgaagaagaagatgatgatgaagagCACAAGTCACTCGAGGCACAGCAACAATGCGAAGACACGGAGCAGAAGGCCCCGGGGCAATGCAAAACTGCAAAGACGAAGCTgatcacgccgccgccgccgtgtgccGACGACGTGCCCCGGTTCTCCCTCCAGGATCTGATACAAGAGAAGCAGCTCCTCGTCGGAGAAGCCAAGGCCACCGGCAAGCTCGGGAACGGCGAGAAAGCCATTGCTGATCGTAAGCTCCCTGCACCACCtccggctgccggcggcgcgacgctGGCCATGGTGATAAAGCGGCCTGACGGGGGCAAGAGGTCGATGGGAGTGATCCGCCGGTGCGTGAAGGCCCTGAACCAGATGGTCAAGGCCAAGCATGGCTCCAAGAAGAACAAGCCTTTCTAA